DNA from Amycolatopsis sp. DSM 110486:
TGGGCAATGAGCGGTGAACCGGCAGACCTCGGTGATCCGGGAGACACTCGTACGCGGCCGCTGAACGGCGCGGCCGGAAGGTGGATCCATGGTGGAGGGGAAGGCCGGCGACGTCCAGGTCGTCGAGCCCGCGGTGATCAACCGGGCGGTCGGCGCGGCCGCGATCGGCAACATCACCGAGTGGTACGACTTCGGCGTTTACGGGTACCTGGCGACGACGATCCAGAAGGTGTTCTTCACGGACCTGCCGGCTTCGGCCGGGCAGATCGCGACGTTCGGGGTTTTCGCCGTCTCGTTCCTGATCCGCCCGTTCGGCGGGCTGATCTTCGGGCCGCTGGGTGACCGGATCGGGCGAAAAAAGGTCCTGTCGCTCACGGTGATCCTCATGGCGCTGGGCACGTTCGCCCTCGGCGTGATCCCGAGCTACGGCGCCATCGGCCTCGCCGCGCCCCTGCTCGTGCTGCTCGCCCGGCTGGTACAGGGCATCTCCACCGGCGGCGAGTACGGCAACGCCATGACGTTCATCGCCGAGTACGCGCCGGACCGCCGGCGCGGGTTCTTCGGCAGCTGGCTCGAGTTCGGCACGCTGACCGGCTACGCGTTCGGCGCGACGATCGCCACCGTGCTCAGTGCGGTTCTGTCCGACCAGGCGCTGCTGACGTGGGGCTGGCGCATCCCGTTCCTGCTCGCGCTCCCGCTGGGCGCCGTCGGGCTCTACCTGCGCCGGCGGCTGGAGGAGTCGCCCGCGTTCGCGCAGCTCCAGGAGACGGAGAAGCCGGACGAACGCGTCCAGTCGCTGGGCGGCGAGCTGCGCGCGGTGTTCACGAAGTACTGGCCCGCGATGGTGCTGTGCGCCGGGCTCGTCCTGACGTGGAACGTCGCGAACTACATGCTCACCAGCTACATGCCGACCTACCTGACGGAAACGCTGCCCGAGCAGCACACCGGCGTCGGCAAGACGGCGTCGGAGATCCTGCAGATCGTGGTGCTCGTGCTGCTGATGGTGGTGATCACGTTCGTCGGCCGGCTGTCGGACAAGGTGGGCCGGCGGCCGGTGATCTTGGCCGGCTGCCTCGGGCTCGTGGTGCTGTCGCTGCCCGCCGTGCTGCTGGTCCGCGCCGGCGGCGCCACCTCGACGTTCTTCGGCCTGCTGGTGATGGGGCTCGTGCTGGTGCTGTTCTCGGCGATCCTCCCGTCGACCCTGCCGGCGCTGTTCCCCACGAACGTCCGCGCCGGCGGGCTGTCGATCGCGTTCAACCTTTCGGCGTCCCTGTTCGGCGGGACCACGGCGACGGTGATGAGCGCGCTCGTCTCGGGTACCGGAGACCTCAACTGGCCCGCGTACTACCTGATGATCGCCGGGGTGATCGGCGGCATTTGTGTCTTCTTCATGCGGGAGACGGCGCGCAAGCCGCTGCCGGGATCGGTCGCGCGAGAGGATTA
Protein-coding regions in this window:
- a CDS encoding MFS transporter, with the translated sequence MVEGKAGDVQVVEPAVINRAVGAAAIGNITEWYDFGVYGYLATTIQKVFFTDLPASAGQIATFGVFAVSFLIRPFGGLIFGPLGDRIGRKKVLSLTVILMALGTFALGVIPSYGAIGLAAPLLVLLARLVQGISTGGEYGNAMTFIAEYAPDRRRGFFGSWLEFGTLTGYAFGATIATVLSAVLSDQALLTWGWRIPFLLALPLGAVGLYLRRRLEESPAFAQLQETEKPDERVQSLGGELRAVFTKYWPAMVLCAGLVLTWNVANYMLTSYMPTYLTETLPEQHTGVGKTASEILQIVVLVLLMVVITFVGRLSDKVGRRPVILAGCLGLVVLSLPAVLLVRAGGATSTFFGLLVMGLVLVLFSAILPSTLPALFPTNVRAGGLSIAFNLSASLFGGTTATVMSALVSGTGDLNWPAYYLMIAGVIGGICVFFMRETARKPLPGSVARED